From the Candida dubliniensis CD36 chromosome 2, complete sequence genome, the window GTTTATTGAAACAGCTAATGGAATattcaaatcttcaatCGTGGCACCCCTATAATCTTTTGTTTGGAATAAGAATGGAGTTGCTGACATTACTTGAAATATGTGGtagagaagaaaaaggcTATTGATTATAACTGGAGAATGAACTTCTATATGTACCAAAacctctttttctttttcttctttttttgtggATGCTCTGAAAgattgtttgtttaattggtagtttcttttttaactAATTCCTACAATGCACGTGACATGCAGAAAATATACCAACAGCTGGTTCTATGTTATTGAcattataattattcattaatcTATAGAGCAGTTTAGAGTATATATCACCAATTAAACTATGCTGCTTCAGCAGTGTGATGGTTGCCTGGTCTAGAGTCAGTCGAATTCGACACTTCACTTTCTTCTCTTGCAACCCGTCTCCAAACTTCTTCGTGATCACCATCATCCAAGACACCAATTCTCATTGTTGCTAATAAATTCACTGCAGCAGTCAGATGGCCATAAACACCACCATAGAAAGCCTTTGTAGCATCTTTTCCATGTGAAGCTTTCAAAAGGGCAACCCCACCAGGATGTTGGTCCATGAATGGAGTTATATCATGAATGATATTCTGGATAACTATATAAATGCGATCCTTGTTCGAGGTTGACGATATGATCTTTTTGAAATCAGTTGGTGAAATTAATGGTAACTTGGAAATTGGCGTACCCCAGTTTAGCTGACTCTTTGttctattaataatttgctgttgctgttgtaaTTTCAACTGCACAATCAAGTTGTCAGGAGTCCGAGATAACTCGTCAACTGCACCCAACTTCTCCAAAACCCAAATAAACCATTTTGTAGGGTCATAAGTTAAATAACTATTGTCAACACGGTAATCATGTGGAAATTCATGATGATAGTTCTGGTGCGATTGTCCATACGTTAAGAAAGATACTAGTGGATTGTTGCAATTAGTCGAAGAGTTCTTGTCGTTAAAAGGTTGTGTGGGAATTGTTACATGAATTCTCTTTAAATGGCAAACTGACTCTGTACttaataatgattgttGACATAAAAACATGCGCAAAACGCCGGGATACAAAACTCCATGTACTATCGAATCGTCGCAAACGTATTTCGTAATAAAGGCTGGTATCAATATGGTGGTAACgaaaaaccaaaataaATAAGTCTTTTGTTGCCACATCAAAAGATTTCGTAAGCTTTCATCGTAATCCTGTCTAATGATATCTTCAACATTGTATTCAGTGTCCATTTCTTTGTCTAAAATAATTTCGTTTTCCACTTTCTGGTTTTCTGGATGCTCTGGAAATTCCTGTTCCAAGAAATCCAAATAAAACTTTGTGAGCTTAGGTTTCTTAAGTAGCCATGCGTAATGACTAAACAAAAATCCTCTTTTAATCAGGTACGGGTCTCGTTCTGTGTCGTCAGTGAAATGATGATGTGCCCTATGCAATCCTGCCCACCATCGAATTGATCCTAGTCCACAGCTGCTTCCAAAAATGCAAAAGTAATACTTCAATATCTCAATTTTTACTTTAAAGGAATTGTGGGCAAAGTACTTGTGATAGCCACTTGTGAATGCCAACATTGTAATGTTATAATATATACATGTGAAGTATAACGTTTTTTCATTCTCAGGAACGATGCTTTGTTTACAAAGGACCACATACAAAACCGCCAATACTGGTAGCACAACAACAGTAAACAAATGGCTATAGTTTATTCGTTTAAAAAAATCctgtttctgtttcttcatttcatttatcTTAGTTCTCTTCA encodes:
- a CDS encoding fatty acid desaturase, putative, yielding MSKHSEDPSKGVKVQKRKVASSASTSSSSSTHQQLMNQATKMKRTKINEMKKQKQDFFKRINYSHLFTVVVLPVLAVLYVVLCKQSIVPENEKTLYFTCIYYNITMLAFTSGYHKYFAHNSFKVKIEILKYYFCIFGSSCGLGSIRWWAGLHRAHHHFTDDTERDPYSIKRGFLFSHYAWLLKKPKLTKFYLDFLEQEFPEHPENQKVENEIILDKEMDTEYNVEDIIRQDYDESLRNLLMWQQKTYLFWFFVTTILIPAFITKYVCDDSIVHGVLYPGVLRMFLCQQSLLSTESVCHLKRIHVTIPTQPFNDKNSSTNCNNPLVSFLTYGQSHQNYHHEFPHDYRVDNSYLTYDPTKWFIWVLEKLGAVDELSRTPDNLIVQLKLQQQQQIINRTKSQLNWGTPISKLPLISPTDFKKIISSTSNKDRIYIVIQNIIHDITPFMDQHPGGVALLKASHGKDATKAFYGGVYGHSTAAVNLLATMRIGVLDDGDHEEVWRRVAREESEVSNSTDSRPGNHHTAEAA